Below is a genomic region from Fusarium oxysporum Fo47 chromosome XI, complete sequence.
CTAACGCGTTGTTACTATTACGTAGTATCGCATCGTCGACGGCCTCCCTCTCGGAAAGCATCTTCGACTACCGGAGCCTCCATGGCCGAACGTTTCAGAACTCGAAAACAACGGAATATTGGGGTCCAAATGACGAGAGACAGAACAATGGCTTGGATATAGCACACCATTTCATGGTTATGCTCAAGGACGACAAGTTATTCGACGCGCCCATTACTCGACCATCCAGGGTCTTGGACGTAGGCACTGGTACAGGTATATGGGCCATCGACATGGCGGACGCGAATCCCTCAGCCGAAATTACCGGCACCGACATCAGCCCAATCCAGCCAGCCTGGGTGCCTCCAAACTGCCAGTTCCACATCGAAGACGCGCAGCTGGAGTGGACATATCGCCCCGAAAGCTTTGACTTTGTACATATACGCGCCCTCTACGGTAGCATCAGTGATTGGGGCGAGCTGTATCGCCAGGCGTTCCGGTCATTGGAACCGGGCGGGTGGATTGAGAATATGGAGATCAATATTCACTTGTACAGCGATATCCCCGAGGTTAGAGACGATCCCGACCATATCTTCAAGCGCTGGGCAAAGGTATTCTGGGAGGCAACAGACATGATCAACAGGACACTGCGCATAGCCATGAACGGCACCCAGCGCAAGTTCATGGTTGAGGCTGGCTTTGTCAACGTTGTAGAAAAGACGTACCAAGTGCCATGTGGTGCCTGGAGTAGCGAcccaaagatgaagaagattggCACATACAACCTAGCATTTATGGATGAGAGCTTAGAAGGCTTCGCCTTGTTTATGCTACGCGAGATAATGAAATGGGAATACGAGGAGGTGCAGCTGTTTGTCATGGAGATGCGCAAGGCTGTCCGAGACTCCAAGATCCGGCCATACTATCTCATGTGAGTATTACTCTCGCCTTCTTTCGCCTTGCCAGTAGCGGGCGGAGTTCCGGTATCAACAACTCTGGCTGCTGAATACTGAGACGTTTGATAGAACCAATGTCTTTGGGCAGAAGCCTGAGGAACATGAATAGGGGAGTATATCTTGGTAAGCGTCATGCCTAGGGTAATAATAGGACCTTGGTCAAGATGGGCATTACAAAACATTAACTGAGATTTCAAATTGAGGTTGCTGCTTCCCTCTGGGATGCTACCTACACATGGAACTCGCTTGCCATAATCCCCATCCATCACAAACACCCCTCCTACGCAAATTGGAACTGCGCGTTATCCATCCAAGCAACTGAAACCTCGTTAATATCAACATGGAGCGTCAGCAAGGACTTTGAGAAAGGACTCGACATGTTTAGTCAAATGAATACAGTCACTGTGCGGACGAATATACaatttaattatactataagGGGAGATAAGACCGAAGCCAACAGAGTCATGGAAACAGCTTGCACTTGCAACAGCTGGCTCCAAACACACGATACCTGTAGATCAAAGATTACCAGACCAAACATTAATGATCACAATTTCTCTCTTCAAGGCCCCAGAAATTATCGATTTCGTTCCATTATTTGTACCCACATGTCAGAAATGGCAAAGAGCCCAAGATGATTTCGAGCGTCCCAGGGTTTGGTCGGATTGATAAGTGCCATATCAAAATTGCGCAGTAGCTATGACAATGTCAGCTCATTGCTCATAGGTGTCAGATACAACAAAAAGAAACTCAGCTATACCTCGAATATAGTCTTTCCTAGTTCAAGCTGAGCCACGGGTCTGCCCAAACACTGGAATCTGCCGTGCCCAAAGACCAATTCGTTTGTGCGGATCATGGCGGTCAGCTTGTCTGGATCAGATTTCAGCCACCGCTCAGGCCTGAAGGCCTTCGCGTCTTTACCGTAGACCTCCTTGCTATGGTGCATCCCGTACGCCGAGTAGCCGATGGACACACCACCTGGCAGGAATATACTCTCACCGTTGACGGTGACCGTATCGCCACCTGGGGGCGTGTCACGTGAAAAGATATTGACAGCAGGTGGCCATAGTCGCAACGCCTCGCGTATAACGGCCTGGAGATAGGGAAGTTGCTTAGCTTGTGTGAGGGTAATGATGCCCTTGCCAGAACCTGGAGCCTTGCCCTCTAGGATAGCATCGTCGATCTCTTGCTGCAGCTTCTGATATACACGGGGATTGGTCATGATGTACAAGAGGGCTCCACGAATACCAGTCGACGTTGTGTCAGCACCCGCAATAAGCTGCTCCAGAGCTTCTGACCGCAGCTCATCTCCTGATATGCCGTGACGGATGAAGGAGGCTAGCATATCGGATCGTTTATCAGTGGGGTTAGCTGCACGCTCGTCAACGGCGCGGTAGCATGCCGCAATCATCTTCCCGAAGCCGTTATTGTCTTGTGGCGACGGCGAAATAAACTTTCCGATAATGGGGGCATGGGCAAGCCAGCTAAAGCCCAGGGCAAGAGCAATGTTGCCAATAGCTAGACCCTCCTCGCTTGATTTGAGATACTCGTCAACATCCGAGTCTTTCTGCACCATGCCGAATGGCTTCCCAAATCCGATGCCGCTGATGATATCCAATGTCAAGTACTGGACCTTTTGAGCGACGTCCATTGGGATGGCTTG
It encodes:
- a CDS encoding putative SAM dependent methyltransferase; the protein is MSSPKPPKSDQGASRSSMSPKSPRDPPPPIDAGQHPTNTQIPYNEDDADDQDSTYDDDGSIASSTASLSESIFDYRSLHGRTFQNSKTTEYWGPNDERQNNGLDIAHHFMVMLKDDKLFDAPITRPSRVLDVGTGTGIWAIDMADANPSAEITGTDISPIQPAWVPPNCQFHIEDAQLEWTYRPESFDFVHIRALYGSISDWGELYRQAFRSLEPGGWIENMEINIHLYSDIPEVRDDPDHIFKRWAKVFWEATDMINRTLRIAMNGTQRKFMVEAGFVNVVEKTYQVPCGAWSSDPKMKKIGTYNLAFMDESLEGFALFMLREIMKWEYEEVQLFVMEMRKAVRDSKIRPYYLITNVFGQKPEEHE
- a CDS encoding cytochrome P450 — protein: MGLFASVSEHRELLVCALLGLFVIKKLVVYSKLREFGGPRWTGFSDWPHSWAMLQDRCHELYEQANLKHGPIARVAPKILITSSPDLWIHINNKPGYKRSDWYYNACRIEYRRDNVFSQTDNQKHEQRRKQMAPGYSGRENPHLENSVDERVQEFLDLIRNKYLSSDTQAIPMDVAQKVQYLTLDIISGIGFGKPFGMVQKDSDVDEYLKSSEEGLAIGNIALALGFSWLAHAPIIGKFISPSPQDNNGFGKMIAACYRAVDERAANPTDKRSDMLASFIRHGISGDELRSEALEQLIAGADTTSTGIRGALLYIMTNPRVYQKLQQEIDDAILEGKAPGSGKGIITLTQAKQLPYLQAVIREALRLWPPAVNIFSRDTPPGGDTVTVNGESIFLPGGVSIGYSAYGMHHSKEVYGKDAKAFRPERWLKSDPDKLTAMIRTNELVFGHGRFQCLGRPVAQLELGKTIFELLRNFDMALINPTKPWDARNHLGLFAISDMWVQIMERNR